Proteins co-encoded in one Zalophus californianus isolate mZalCal1 chromosome 9, mZalCal1.pri.v2, whole genome shotgun sequence genomic window:
- the LOC113921652 gene encoding PILR alpha-associated neural protein isoform X1 yields the protein MKSKMWPALLLSHLLPLWPLLLLPLPPPAQGSSSSPRTPPAPARPPCARGGPSAPRHVCVWERAPPPSRSPRVPRSRRQVLPGTAPPATPSGFEEGPPSSQYPWAIVWGPTVSREDGGDPNSANPGFLPLDYGFAAPHGLATPHPNSDSMRGDGDGLILGEAPATLRPFLFGTHGEGVDPQLYVTITISIIIVLVATGIIFKFCWDRSQKRRRPSGQQGALRQEESQQPLTDLSPAGVTVLGAFGDSPTPTPDHEEPRGGPRPGMPQPKGAPAFQLNRIPLVNL from the exons ATGAAGTCCAAGATGTG GCCCGCACTGCTCCtgtcccacctcctccctctttGGCCACTGCTGttgctgcccctcccaccacctgctcaaggttcctcctcctcccctcgaaccccaccagccccagcccggccccccTGTGCCCGGGGAGGCCCCTCTGCCCCACGCCACGTGTGCGTGTGGGAGCGGGCACCCCCACCAAGCCGATCCCCTCGGGTCCCAAGATCGCGTCGGCAGGTCCTGCCAGGCACTGCACCCCCTGCCACCCCATCTGGCTTTGAGGAGGGGCCACCCTCATCCCAGTACCCCTGGGCTATTGTATGGGGCCCTACAGTGTCTCGAGAGGATGGGGGGGACCCCAACTCTGCCAATCCTGGATTTCTGCCCCTGGACTATGGTTTTGCAGCCCCCCATGGGCTGGCAACCCCACACCCCAACTCAGACTCCATGCGGGGTGATGGAGATGGGCTCATCCTTGGAGAAGCGCCTGCCACCCTGCGGCCATTCCTTTTTGGGACCCATGGGGAAG GTGTGGACCCCCAGCTCTATGTCACAATTACAATCTCCATCATTATTGTTCTCGTGGCCACTGGCATCATCTTCAAGTTCTG CTGGGACCGAAGCCAGAAGCGGCGCAGGCCCTCTGGGCAGCAAGgtgccctgaggcaggaagagagCCAGCAGCCGCTGACAGACCTGTCCCCAGCTGGAGTCACTGTGCTGGGGGCCTTTGGGGACTCGcctacccccacccctgaccATGAGGAGCCCCGAGGGGGACCCCGGCCTGGGATGCCCCAGCCCAAGGGGGCTCCAGCCTTCCAGTTGAACCG gATTCCCCTGGTGAATCTGTGA
- the LOC113921652 gene encoding PILR alpha-associated neural protein isoform X2: MKSKMWPALLLSHLLPLWPLLLLPLPPPAQGSSSSPRTPPAPARPPCARGGPSAPRHVCVWERAPPPSRSPRVPRSRRQVLPGTAPPATPSGFEEGPPSSQYPWAIVWGPTVSREDGGDPNSANPGFLPLDYGFAAPHGLATPHPNSDSMRGDGDGLILGEAPATLRPFLFGTHGEGVDPQLYVTITISIIIVLVATGIIFKFCWDRSQKRRRPSGQQGALRQEESQQPLTDLSPAGVTVLGAFGDSPTPTPDHEEPRGGPRPGMPQPKGAPAFQLNR; this comes from the exons ATGAAGTCCAAGATGTG GCCCGCACTGCTCCtgtcccacctcctccctctttGGCCACTGCTGttgctgcccctcccaccacctgctcaaggttcctcctcctcccctcgaaccccaccagccccagcccggccccccTGTGCCCGGGGAGGCCCCTCTGCCCCACGCCACGTGTGCGTGTGGGAGCGGGCACCCCCACCAAGCCGATCCCCTCGGGTCCCAAGATCGCGTCGGCAGGTCCTGCCAGGCACTGCACCCCCTGCCACCCCATCTGGCTTTGAGGAGGGGCCACCCTCATCCCAGTACCCCTGGGCTATTGTATGGGGCCCTACAGTGTCTCGAGAGGATGGGGGGGACCCCAACTCTGCCAATCCTGGATTTCTGCCCCTGGACTATGGTTTTGCAGCCCCCCATGGGCTGGCAACCCCACACCCCAACTCAGACTCCATGCGGGGTGATGGAGATGGGCTCATCCTTGGAGAAGCGCCTGCCACCCTGCGGCCATTCCTTTTTGGGACCCATGGGGAAG GTGTGGACCCCCAGCTCTATGTCACAATTACAATCTCCATCATTATTGTTCTCGTGGCCACTGGCATCATCTTCAAGTTCTG CTGGGACCGAAGCCAGAAGCGGCGCAGGCCCTCTGGGCAGCAAGgtgccctgaggcaggaagagagCCAGCAGCCGCTGACAGACCTGTCCCCAGCTGGAGTCACTGTGCTGGGGGCCTTTGGGGACTCGcctacccccacccctgaccATGAGGAGCCCCGAGGGGGACCCCGGCCTGGGATGCCCCAGCCCAAGGGGGCTCCAGCCTTCCAGTTGAACCGGTGA